The sequence ATTTACAGGAGTTAGTTATGACCACCATCAACACGAACACGATGTCGATGAACGCTCAGCGCAATCTGAGCAGCTCGGCCGCCTCGTTGGCCACGTCCATGCAGCGCCTGTCTTCGGGCCTGCGCGTGAACAGCGCCAAAGACGATGCCGCCGGCCTCGCCATTTCCGAACGCATGAACACCCAGGTGCGGGGCCTGAACGTGGCCGCGCGCAACGCCAACGACGGCATCTCGCTGGCGCAAACCGCTGAAGGCGCACTCGGCAAGGTGGGCGACATGCTGCAGCGCATGCGCGAACTGGCTGTGCAATCGGCCAACGCCTCGAACAACAGCAGCGACCGCACTGCCCTCAACGCGGAGGTGCAACAGCTGCGCCAGGAAATCGACCGCGTGGCCAAGACCACCTCGTTCAACGGCACCAAGCTGCTCGACGGCTCGTTTGCCAACGCCACCTTCCAGGTGGGTGCCAATGCCGGTGAAGGCATCTCCATCGACAGCATCGTGAACTCGGACTCCGCTTCGCTGGGTCAAACCGCCGTGCACGCCACACCTGCGATCATTCCGCCCGCCACGCCAGTGGCCCCTGCCGTGCTGCCCGCCATTCCCGCCGGCGGCGCCACGCCGCTGAGCATCGACGACGCTGCCGGCAACCCGATCAACCTCGGCCCCATCGGCGAAGCCACCACGCTCGCGCAACGCGCTGGCCAGGTGGTGGATGCGATCAACGCCAAGTCCACCGACACTGGTGTGTTTGCGCGCCCTGTCTACACCGCAGGCGCAGTGACGGGCTATGAAGTCTTCTCTGACCGCGCCATCGTGGCCGCCGATTTCGGCAACTTCGCTGCGGGTACCACGGGTGCCGGCGTCAACACCGCCGCGGCTGCCGACTCGTTCGTGGAAGACATCAACGTCACCTCTTTTGGCGATTCGCAACTGGCACTGCGCGTGATCGACAACGCGATCAACGCGGTGAACAGCTCGCGCGCCGATCTAGGTGCGCTGCAGAGCCGCTTCGAGAACGCCGTGGCCAACATCCAGATCACCGGTGAAAACATATCTGCTGCACGCGGCCGGATCATTGACGCCGACTTCGCCAAGGAAACCTCCAACCTGTCGCGCGCGCAGATCCTGCAGCAGGCCGGCACAGCCATGGTGGCGCAGGCCAACCAGGTTCCACAGGGGGTGCTCTCGCTGCTGCGCTCCTGATCGAGAGCGCTCATCCGCAAGTGCCGTGCCTTCACACGCGGCCATTGCGGGATGCACAGACCGCATGCGACCCGCGTGTGGTGCGTACATCCCGGACAGGAAAGACCATGACACATCGCTCGCCCATCCACGCAAAGCCGCACGCCGTCGGCGCAGAGGTCTGACATGCCCATCACCTCCACGGGCCTGGCCAGCGGCGTCGACATCCAGAGCATCGTCTCGCAGTTGGTCGCGCTGGAGCGGGCACCACTGGCACCACTGCAGACGCAGGCCACCAAGTTCCAGAGCAAGATTTCTGTCTTCGGCACCCTGAGTTCGATGATGAACTCACTGGGCGAACTGGGCACCAAACTCGCTGACCCCAACGCGTTCAAGGCCGTCAAGGGCAGCTCGTCCACCAGCGACGCGGTGGGCATCACGGTGGCCACGGGCACCGCACCCACCTCGATGGCGGTGGAGGTGCAACAACTGGCCAAAGCGCAGTCCACGGCCACGCTGGCGGTGCCGAAAGACACGGCCATGGGCGAAGGCAACCTGAAGATCACGCTGGGCGACTGGAGCTCGGGCAGCTTTGCCGCAGGCAGTGCACCAGCGGTGGACATCACGATCGGCCCTGGCGAGGACACCCTTACCCAGATCGCAGCCAAGATCAACGCGGCCGGCGCCGGCGTCACCGCCACCGTGTTGCGCGACGCCTCGGGCGAACGTCTTCTCATGCGCTCCAAGGACACCGGGGAAGCCCTGGGCTTCGAGATGCAGGCCACCGACAGCGACGGTGTCGACAACACCGGTCTCTCTCGCCTGGCTGTGCAGGGTGGTGTGGCCTCGGGCGTGCAGATCACGCACGGCGCCAACGCGATGGCCACCATCAACGGCATCGACATCGAGTCCGCCAGCAACACCTACAAGGACGGCCTGCCCGGCATCACCCTGCAGTTCTCCAAGGTCACCACCGGGCCGGTGGAGGTTGCGGTGACCAACGACAAGGACGCGATGACCAAAACCATCCAGTCCTTTGTCGACGCGTACAACTCGCTCAACGACATGCTCACCAGCACCACCGGCTACAACCCCGACACCAAGGTGGCCGGGTCGCTGCAGGGTGACAGTTCCGCGGTGGGCCTGCAGAATGCGCTGCGCGGCATGATGCGCTCTGTGACCCCTGGTGGCGCCTTCACCACGCTGGCCGACATCGGCATCGAGATCAAGTCGGGCGGCAAGATGAGCATCAACAGCACCAAGCTGGGCGCTGCGCTGGACAACCCTGAGGCTGTGCAGAACCTCTTCAACGCCGACCACACCGACCCCACGGCCCAAGGCTTCGGCGAAAAGCTCAAGAGCTTCGCCGAAGGTTTTTCGGGCGCCAGCGGCACGCTGACCGCACGCACTGATTCGCTGCGCGCAGCCGTCAAGCGCAACACCGTGCAGCAAGATACAGTGATCGCACGCGCGGCCCGCGCCGAAACCCGCTACCTCAAGCAATACAACGCCATGGATGCGATGGTGGGCCAGCTCAACTCGCTCAATTCGTTCGTGACGCAACAAATTGCCCAATGGAACAAGGCGTCTTCGTAAAACGGCGACTCTGCTCCACATCGGCCCTGGCGCTCTGCGACCAGGGCTTTTTTTCGCGTGTTGGCCAACGGCGTGGCCGGCTGGAGCTGAAGCCCTCAAGTAATCGGAGAAGACACCGAAATAGATGACAACGAACTTCTCCATGGGTTCGTGGCCCGGGCAACCGGGCAGTCAGCCCAACCACCTCAACCGGAGTTAGTTATGACCACCATCAACACCAACGTCATGTCCATGACCGCCCAGCGCAACCTGGGCACCACCTCCAGCTCGCTGGCCACCTCCATGCAGCGCCTCTCATCCGGCCTGCGCGTCAACAGCGCCAAGGACGACGCCGCCGGCCTGGCCATCTCCGAGCGCATGAACGCCCAGGTGCGCGGCCTCAACGTGGCTGCCCGCAACGCCAACGACGGCATCTCGCTGGCGCAGACCGCCGAAGGCGCGCTGGGCAAAGTGGGCGACATGCTGCAGCGCATGCGTGAGCTGGCCGTGCAGTCGGCCAACGCTTCGAACAACACCAGCGACCGCACGGCCCTGCAGGCCGAAGTGGGACAACTGCGTTCGGAAATCGACCGCGTGGCCAAGACCACCAGCTTCAACGGCACCAAGCTGCTCGACGGCTCGTTCGCCAACGCCACCTTCCAGGTCGGCGCCAACGCCGGTGAAGGCATCGCCATCGACTCCATTGTGTCGGCCAAGTCCACCGCTCTGGGCCAGTTGAGCGCCACAGAGCATTTTGTGGCGACGGTCGCAGCGCCCACGTTGGCGACCATGCCCGCCGACGGCGCCGCCATTCCCGCCGGCACCACCGGCTGGACCGTTCAGGATGCCGCCGGCAACGCCGTGGCCCTGGGTGGCATCGCTGCCGCCACCACCGCCGCACAGCGCACCACGCAAGTGGTGGACGCGATCAACGCCAAGTCCAGCGAGACCGGCGTGTTTGCCCGCGAAGCGTCTGGCGGCGGCTACGAAGTCTTCTCCAACCGCGACTTGACCGGCGCCACGGCTTTTGGTGCGGCCTTTACCGCAACCTCCACGGGTGATCCTGGCGACACCGCGCCTCCCGCCACGCTGGCCACCCTCTCCGGCATCAACGTCAACAGCTTCGGGGATGCCCAGCTGTCGCTGCAAGTGATCGACAAGGCCATCAACGCCATCAACAGCTCGCGCGCCGACCTGGGCGCCCTGCAGAGCCGCTTCGAGAACGCCGTGGCCAACATCCAGATCACCGGCGAGAACATCTCCGCAGCCCGCGGCCGCATCGTGGACGCCGACTTCGCCAAGGAAACCTCCAACCTGTCGCGCGCGCAGATCCTGCAGCAGGCCGGCACCGCCATGGTGGCCCAGGCCAACCAGGCACAACAGGGCGTCTTGTCCCTGCTGCGTTGATTGCTCACCAACCCATTTTCTGAACGGAGTCCAACATGACCACCATCAACACGAACGTGATGTCCATGACCGCCCAGCGCAACCTGGGCACCACCTCCAGCTCGCTGGCCACCTCCATGCAGCGCCTGTCTTCGGGCCTGCGCGTGAACAGCGCCAAGGACGACGCCGCTGGCCTCGCCATCTCCGAGCGCATGAACGCCCAGGTGCGCGGCCTGAACGTGGCTGCCCGCAACGCCAACGACGGCATCTCGCTGGCGCAGACCGCCGAAGGCGCACTGGGCAAAGTGGGCGACATGCTGCAGCGCATGCGTGAGCTGGCCGTGCAGTCGGCCAACGCTTCGAACAACACCAGCGACCGCACGGCCCTGCAGGCCGAAGTGAAACAGCTGAGCTCGGAAATCGACCGCGTGGCCAAGACCACCAGCTTCAACGGCACCAAGCTGCTCGACGGCTCGTTCGCCAACGCCACCTTCCAGGTCGGCGCCAACGCCGGTGAAGGCATCGCCATCGACTCCATCGTCAGCGCCAGCACCACCACGCTGGGCGAGACCTCGCTGCTGACCGTCGCCGGCACGCAGACCACCACGGTCGGTGCTAACGCCGCCATCGCAGCCGGCGCCCTGACCGTCAAGGGCACAGCTCTCGGCCCGATCTCCGCCGCCACCTCGGCTGGCGAGCGCTCGCAGCAGGTGGTGGACGCGATCAACGCCAAGTCTTCTGACACCGGCGTGTTCGCCCGAGCCACCTACACGGCCGGTGCGGTCACGGGCTGGGAAGTGTTCTCCGACACTGCCATTGCCGCAGCCGACTTCAACGCAGGCTTCACCGCCGCCACCACGGGTGCGGCACCAGCCGGCCCAGGCGTGGCCGCAAGCAGCCAGCTCAACGACATCAACGTCTCCAGCTTCGGCGACGCCCAAAAGGCCCTGAAAGTGATCGACAACGCGATCAACGCGGTCAACAGCTCGCGCGCCGACCTCGGCGCCCTGCAGAGCCGCTTCGAGAACGCCGTGGCCAACATCCAGATCACCGGCGAGAACATCTCCGCTGCGCGCGGCCGCATCGTGGACGCCGACTTCGCCAAGGAAACCTCCAACCTCTCGCGCGCCCAGATCCTGCAGCAGGCCGGCACCGCCATGGTGGCCCAGGCCAACCAGGCACAACAGGGTGTCCTCTCGCTGCTGCGCTGATCGCGCACGCCCAAGGCATCGCCTCGAAGGGCGGTTGCATGGCCATGGCCATGCAACCGCCCTTTTTTCTTGGATGGTGGTCAGCGGACGACGGGCGGGGCTTGACACGACACGCGGCGACAACAGAACGCTAAAGATTCTTCCAAGTCCACCGAAATTAGATTCAACGAACTTCTCCATGGGTTCGTGGCCCGGGCAACCGGGCAGTCAGCCCAACCACCTCAACCGGAGTTAGTTATGACCACCATCAACACCAACGTCATGTCCATGACCGCCCAGCGCAACCTGGGCACCACCTCCAGCTCGCTGGCCACCTCCATGCAGCGCCTCTCATCCGGCCTGCGCGTCAACAGCGCCAAGGACGACGCCGCTGGCCTCGCCATCTCCGAGCGCATGAACGCCCAGGTGCGCGGCCTCAACGTGGCTGCCCGCAACGCCAACGACGGCATCTCGCTGGCGCAGACCGCCGAAGGCGCACTGGGCAAAGTGGGCGACATGCTGCAGCGCATGCGTGAGCTGGCCGTGCAGTCGGCCAACGCTTCGAACAACACCAGCGACCGCACGGCTCTGCAAGCCGAAGTGAAACAGCTGAGCTCGGAAATCGACCGCGTGGCCAAGACCACCAGCTTCAACGGCACCAAGCTGCTCGACGGTTCGTTCGCCAACGCCACCTTCCAGGTCGGCGCCAACGCCGGTGAAGGCATCGCCATCGACTCCATCGTCAGCGCCAATTCCGCCACACTGGGCGAAACCTCGCTGATCACCAGCGTCGGCACCATCACCACCACGGCCGGCGCCAACGCCGCCATCGCCGCCGGTGCCCTGAACATCAAAGGCGTGGCCCTGGGCCCGATCGCCGCCGCCACCTCGGCCAGCGAGCGCACCTTCCAGGTGGTGGACGCCATCAACGCCAAATCGTCGGACACCGGTGTCTACGCCAAAGCGGTGGTCAACGCCGCCGGTGTGGCCACGGGCTTTGAATCCTTCTCCGACAGCGCCATTGCCGTAGCCGATTTCGGCAACTTCGCCGCCGCCACCACGGGCACCGGCGCCATCGGTGCCGCTGCCTCCAGCCAGCTCAACGACATCAACGTCAGCAGCTTTGGCGACTCGCAGAAGGCCCTGAAGGTCATCGACAGCGCCATCAATGCGGTCAACAGCTCGCGCGCCGACCTCGGTGCCCTGCAGAGCCGCTTCGAGAACGCCGTGGCCAACATCCAGATCACCGGCGAGAACATCTCCGCTGCGCGCGGCCGCATCGTGGACGCCGACTTCGCCAAGGAAACCTCCAACCTCTCGCGCGCCCAGATCCTGCAGCAGGCCGGCACCGCCATGGTGGCCCAGGCCAACCAGGCTCAACAGGGCGTCTTGTCCCTGCTGCGCTGATCGCGCACGCCCAAGGCATCGCCCCCAGGGCGGTTGCGCGGTAACCCCGTGCAACCGCCCTTTTTCATTCTGCTTGTTGGCTGAGACCCGGGCACTTGAGATATCAAGATTCGGGCCACGCTACCGAAATCATGTGCAGTGGACCGGTGATGGTTCGCCCGTCGAACCACCCAGCTTTCACGCCACAGGAGTCGCCCCATGACCACCATCAACACGAACGTGATGTCCATGACCGCCCAGCGCAACCTGGGCACCACCTCCAGCTCGCTGGCCACCTCCATGCAGCGCCTCTCATCCGGCCTGCGCGTCAACAGCGCCAAGGACGACGCCGCTGGCCTCGCCATCTCCGAGCGCATGAACGCCCAGGTGCGCGGCCTCAACGTGGCTGCCCGCAACGCCAACGACGGCATCTCGCTGGCGCAGACCGCCGAAGGCGCACTGGGCAAAGTGGGCGACATGCTGCAGCGCATGCGTGAGCTGGCCGTGCAGTCGGCCAACGCTTCGAACAACACCAGCGACCGCACGGCTCTGCAAGCCGAAGTGAAACAGCTGAGCTCGGAAATCGACCGCGTGGCCAAGACCACCAGCTTCAACGGCACCAAGCTGCTCGACGGTTCGTTCGCCAACGCCACATTCCAGGTCGGGGCCAACGCCGGTGAGGCGATCTCTGTCCAGAGCACGGCTGACGTGCGCGCCGAGAGTCTCGGGAGCGCCACATTCCTCGCCACGGTGGGAATGACCTGGGCCACAGGAACGGCCACTGCGGCTGGCACCATCACCGGCATATCGGTGACCGGCCCGAAGGGAAACATCATCCCTGTGGGGAATGTGGAGGTTGCGCTGGGCGACACGGCAGCGCAGGTCACGAAAAAGTTGGAGGCAGCCTTCAACGCTGCGACCTCGGAAACCGGGTTGATCGCGCGCGCGGTCCCCAATACCGCCCAGATGTCGCTCGACTCCATCACCGAATGGGTGGACAGCAGCGGCGCAGCAGCGGGCTTCAGCATCGACGCGGGGACCAGCAGCGCCGCGGGTCTCAGTACCTTTGGCTTGTTTGGTGGCCCCGCAGGTCTCCCGGTCCACCAGCTGGAAGACCTGGACGTCAGCAACGTGATCGGCGCAGGCCGGGCGATCACGATCGCCGACAAGGCACTGACCACCATCAACTCGGCTCGCGCCGACCTCGGTGCCCTGCAGAGCCGCTTCGAGAACGCCGTGGCCAACATCCAGATCACCGGCGAGAACATCTCCGCTGCGCGCGGCCGCATCGTGGACGCCGACTTCGCCAAGGAAACCTCCAACCTCTCGCGCGCCCAGATCCTGCAGCAGGCCGGCACCGCCATGGTGGCCCAGGCCAACCAGGCTCAACAGGGCGTCTTGTCCCTGCTGCGCTGATCGTGTTGTGCAAGACGGTGTAAAGCACACGTTTCTCCCCGCAAATGCCGCCGCTCATGCCTACAGTCCGCCCGCTGGTTGTCGATACAGATGGGTATAAGCCACCAGGAAACCCAGCCATGTTCACCTCTGTCAACACCCGCGCAGCTTCCACCTACAAACGTGTGTCCGTCGACACCGGCGTGCAGACCGCCGACCCGCACCAGCTGGTCAGTCTGTTGTTCGACGCGTTGATCCAGAGCCTGAACCTGGCGCGCGGCGCCATGGAACGCCAGGACGTGGTCAGCAAGGGCACCGCCATCGGCAAGGCCATCCGGATCATCGAAGAGGGCCTCAAGGCCGGTCTGAACCTGCAGGAAGGCGGGGAACTGGCCGGCAACCTGAAGGGTCTGTACGAATACAGCGTGCAGCGCCTCACCTTGGCCAACCTGCGCGACGACGCGGCACCGATTCACGAGGTGCTCAACCTCATCGAACCGCTGGCGGATTCCTGGAAACAGATCCGAACCGGCGCCCTGCAGGGAGCCTGAGATGGAGCACAGCTTGCTGGATTACTACAAAGCCATCGAACGCACGAGCAGCCAGATGCTCGACGCGGCGAAGACGGAGAACTGGGACCAGGTGGTGCGGCTTGAGGGCGCGTGCGCGGTGCTGATTGCCCAACTGCGCTACAAGTCCAAGACCGACGCACTGGCGCCGGAAGACCGCAAAGAGAAGACGAAGATCATGCAGCGCATCCTGCGCACGGATGCCGAGATCCGCAATCTGGCCGAGCCGTGGTTGAACGACCTGGCTCAACTGATCGATAGAAATCAGCCGCAGCCCATGCATTGAACAGAGGGGGGGTCAGACCCCCATGTTCATGATGTCAGTGTAGGCCTGAACCATTCGATTTCGAACGTGGAGCGTGGCCTGGAAACCCACTTGCGACTTCTGCATCGCCAGCATGGTTTCTTCCAGGCTCACCTTGGGGTTGCCCAGTTGCACCTGGGTCTGCAGGCGCGAAGCCTCGTCTTGCGAAGCGCTCACGCTCTTGAGGGCGTCCTTGAAGCTGGCGGCAATGCCTCCCTCGGCACCGCCCACGCCACCGGGGCGCTTGAGCTGGGTCTGGCCGATGCCGGTGAGTGCCTGACTGGTCAGGGGAGAGATGCGCATGTCCATGGCTGAATCCTTCGACAAAAGTTGACGCCTTGATGCTAGGCGGCGGGCACCGCTGACGCGGCGGGAATAAGGGCACAAAGCACGGCCTTTTCATGGGTATGGCGCAGGGGGTGGGGCCGAATAATCGGTTGCAACGGGATGTACATCGTCCCGAAACCGACCTTCTACCCGAGCCCTGCACCCATGAGCACCACCCTGGCACCGATAGAACTCCAGCCCGCGAGCCGCAGCGCTTTCGGCGAAGGCCTCTCGCGCATGGACCAGGCCCAGAAGATCAAGCTCGGTCTGGGCGCACTCGCCCTGCTGGCGATCGCACTGGCCTTCTTCTTCATGGGCCGCCAACCCGAGTACCGCGTGCTCTACGCCAACCTGGGTGACAAGGACGGCGGCGCCATCGTGGCGCAGCTCTCGCAGATGAACGTGCCCTACAAACACGCCGAGGGTGGCCAGGCCATCCTGGTGCCGGCCGACAAGGTGCACGACACGCGCCTGCGCCTGGCCTCGCAAGGCCTGCCCAAGGGTTCGATCTCGGGCTTCGAGCAGATGGAAGCCAACCGCTTCGGCATGACCCAGTTCCAGGAGCGGCTCACCTTCCAGCGCGGCCTGGAGGGCGAACTCACCCGTTCGATCCAGTCGCTCTCCTCCGTGCAGAGCGCGCGCATCCACCTGGCCCTGCCCAACCAGAACGGTTTTTTCCGCGAACAGCAAAAACCCAGCGCCTCCGTGCTGCTGACCCTG is a genomic window of Hydrogenophaga sp. RAC07 containing:
- a CDS encoding flagellin; amino-acid sequence: MTTINTNVMSMTAQRNLGTTSSSLATSMQRLSSGLRVNSAKDDAAGLAISERMNAQVRGLNVAARNANDGISLAQTAEGALGKVGDMLQRMRELAVQSANASNNTSDRTALQAEVKQLSSEIDRVAKTTSFNGTKLLDGSFANATFQVGANAGEGIAIDSIVSANSATLGETSLITSVGTITTTAGANAAIAAGALNIKGVALGPIAAATSASERTFQVVDAINAKSSDTGVYAKAVVNAAGVATGFESFSDSAIAVADFGNFAAATTGTGAIGAAASSQLNDINVSSFGDSQKALKVIDSAINAVNSSRADLGALQSRFENAVANIQITGENISAARGRIVDADFAKETSNLSRAQILQQAGTAMVAQANQAQQGVLSLLR
- the fliS gene encoding flagellar export chaperone FliS, which gives rise to MFTSVNTRAASTYKRVSVDTGVQTADPHQLVSLLFDALIQSLNLARGAMERQDVVSKGTAIGKAIRIIEEGLKAGLNLQEGGELAGNLKGLYEYSVQRLTLANLRDDAAPIHEVLNLIEPLADSWKQIRTGALQGA
- a CDS encoding flagellin, with translation MTTINTNVMSMTAQRNLGTTSSSLATSMQRLSSGLRVNSAKDDAAGLAISERMNAQVRGLNVAARNANDGISLAQTAEGALGKVGDMLQRMRELAVQSANASNNTSDRTALQAEVGQLRSEIDRVAKTTSFNGTKLLDGSFANATFQVGANAGEGIAIDSIVSAKSTALGQLSATEHFVATVAAPTLATMPADGAAIPAGTTGWTVQDAAGNAVALGGIAAATTAAQRTTQVVDAINAKSSETGVFAREASGGGYEVFSNRDLTGATAFGAAFTATSTGDPGDTAPPATLATLSGINVNSFGDAQLSLQVIDKAINAINSSRADLGALQSRFENAVANIQITGENISAARGRIVDADFAKETSNLSRAQILQQAGTAMVAQANQAQQGVLSLLR
- a CDS encoding flagellin, whose translation is MTTINTNVMSMTAQRNLGTTSSSLATSMQRLSSGLRVNSAKDDAAGLAISERMNAQVRGLNVAARNANDGISLAQTAEGALGKVGDMLQRMRELAVQSANASNNTSDRTALQAEVKQLSSEIDRVAKTTSFNGTKLLDGSFANATFQVGANAGEAISVQSTADVRAESLGSATFLATVGMTWATGTATAAGTITGISVTGPKGNIIPVGNVEVALGDTAAQVTKKLEAAFNAATSETGLIARAVPNTAQMSLDSITEWVDSSGAAAGFSIDAGTSSAAGLSTFGLFGGPAGLPVHQLEDLDVSNVIGAGRAITIADKALTTINSARADLGALQSRFENAVANIQITGENISAARGRIVDADFAKETSNLSRAQILQQAGTAMVAQANQAQQGVLSLLR
- the fliD gene encoding flagellar filament capping protein FliD, which gives rise to MPITSTGLASGVDIQSIVSQLVALERAPLAPLQTQATKFQSKISVFGTLSSMMNSLGELGTKLADPNAFKAVKGSSSTSDAVGITVATGTAPTSMAVEVQQLAKAQSTATLAVPKDTAMGEGNLKITLGDWSSGSFAAGSAPAVDITIGPGEDTLTQIAAKINAAGAGVTATVLRDASGERLLMRSKDTGEALGFEMQATDSDGVDNTGLSRLAVQGGVASGVQITHGANAMATINGIDIESASNTYKDGLPGITLQFSKVTTGPVEVAVTNDKDAMTKTIQSFVDAYNSLNDMLTSTTGYNPDTKVAGSLQGDSSAVGLQNALRGMMRSVTPGGAFTTLADIGIEIKSGGKMSINSTKLGAALDNPEAVQNLFNADHTDPTAQGFGEKLKSFAEGFSGASGTLTARTDSLRAAVKRNTVQQDTVIARAARAETRYLKQYNAMDAMVGQLNSLNSFVTQQIAQWNKASS
- a CDS encoding flagellin, with the translated sequence MTTINTNTMSMNAQRNLSSSAASLATSMQRLSSGLRVNSAKDDAAGLAISERMNTQVRGLNVAARNANDGISLAQTAEGALGKVGDMLQRMRELAVQSANASNNSSDRTALNAEVQQLRQEIDRVAKTTSFNGTKLLDGSFANATFQVGANAGEGISIDSIVNSDSASLGQTAVHATPAIIPPATPVAPAVLPAIPAGGATPLSIDDAAGNPINLGPIGEATTLAQRAGQVVDAINAKSTDTGVFARPVYTAGAVTGYEVFSDRAIVAADFGNFAAGTTGAGVNTAAAADSFVEDINVTSFGDSQLALRVIDNAINAVNSSRADLGALQSRFENAVANIQITGENISAARGRIIDADFAKETSNLSRAQILQQAGTAMVAQANQVPQGVLSLLRS
- a CDS encoding flagellin, translated to MTTINTNVMSMTAQRNLGTTSSSLATSMQRLSSGLRVNSAKDDAAGLAISERMNAQVRGLNVAARNANDGISLAQTAEGALGKVGDMLQRMRELAVQSANASNNTSDRTALQAEVKQLSSEIDRVAKTTSFNGTKLLDGSFANATFQVGANAGEGIAIDSIVSASTTTLGETSLLTVAGTQTTTVGANAAIAAGALTVKGTALGPISAATSAGERSQQVVDAINAKSSDTGVFARATYTAGAVTGWEVFSDTAIAAADFNAGFTAATTGAAPAGPGVAASSQLNDINVSSFGDAQKALKVIDNAINAVNSSRADLGALQSRFENAVANIQITGENISAARGRIVDADFAKETSNLSRAQILQQAGTAMVAQANQAQQGVLSLLR
- the fliE gene encoding flagellar hook-basal body complex protein FliE, translating into MDMRISPLTSQALTGIGQTQLKRPGGVGGAEGGIAASFKDALKSVSASQDEASRLQTQVQLGNPKVSLEETMLAMQKSQVGFQATLHVRNRMVQAYTDIMNMGV
- a CDS encoding flagellar protein FliT, whose product is MEHSLLDYYKAIERTSSQMLDAAKTENWDQVVRLEGACAVLIAQLRYKSKTDALAPEDRKEKTKIMQRILRTDAEIRNLAEPWLNDLAQLIDRNQPQPMH